The DNA window CTTATTACAAATCTAAAATCCTTAAGATAATTTGCACCAACTAGGCCTTAAATAGGTAGATACATTATCATTTAAAAATAGTAGATGTTTTCATGTAGGTAACTATGGCTCACTAGAAGtgaatattttgaatttgacAATTCACCATATTGTTAAGTGACACTATTGGCTGGATGATTCGGATTATATTCTCTTCATCTTAAAATAGATGACTCTCTTTGACTATTTGATGCATtactattttttctatttttttaaaaaaaattattgatcaaGTAAACATATTTCATATCATAAAGAAGTTCATCAAAAGAACGTATACAAGTGGTATACTAAAAAGTAGAGAATCTACACAATCAATTgatacttcatcaaaaaaaataaaaaatctaaaaaatcaacTGATTCTCTACAAACTCCACCATTCGTCTATACAATAGGGACTTCCTGTGCACCATAAGAAAATAAGGGAACGAAGGGTACTCCTTAACGGAGAGGGAGGGGGGGGGGACTCAACTCTACACCTTCAAAAGCTCTTCTATTCCTCACTCCAGACAACACACATTAATGCAAGTGGCACCACATTCCATTCCAAAGCTAGGTTTATATATGTTCCATAACATAATATTTACTGAAATTGTGAATGTATAAATAACCTATCATTTGCACTCTATGGTATTAacttcaaaataacaaaattatccATTTAAGGGAAGAATGCGCAAGTTTTCAAATAGTAAGATTACCTTAATTTAGAAAGAATAGATCCAAGATACCATGATTTGGTACTTCTAACTTTTCCGCTCAAGTAAATGCCTTCTCTTTGtttaaaataacaaatgaaATGTGTGAATATGAGTTATATGCTATGAGGATGTCACATGAAGACTAAAGTGATATTAGCATAGAATACTAATATTGTAAGTTACATTGAATTTTTATGGGATGGATTGCAGGTTGGGGAAAGGGGTCAAATAATTCCTTAGCATATAAAAAAGGAAAGTGGGtcaaataaattttgaagaagGTAGTTATTTCAAGTTCAACTTAATGTTATCAAACTAGTCTAGTTTCTAAGTACTAAACATCAGAACTTCTAACACAGTAATAAAAAACTAACCCCTTATTCACCTTACAAACTGTTCAACATCTAAAATAGGACGTACATTTACTGTGGTCTTCCACTTAATTAATTTCCCTTTTCCTATTTGACTACTATGATGCATGTTGCTGAGAAAACTCATTGCAGTTTATGCAATTTCGGGTCACTGCATGGTATATTTTGATGGTGCAAAAAAATTTATACAGGGTAATATTTCTGCTTTGTCTGCAAGACTACggaatatttaaaatttatcagaAAGGGAATAATATTGAACATCCTAACTTCATCAAAAAAGAGCAGCAAGCGATTTATTTAGAGGATATGCAATATTTGCTTTCTATGAATTACTAATGTATTCCATTTTACATAAGTCGGAATCTGCAATGAGTATTATTTTCCTAACAGGTAGTTATTATTTTCCTAACAGGTAGCTGAACTCCTTAATATGGAATCAGAAGAGACGGCTCTGAAATGCTGTTCTAGTCCAAGTCCACGGGAAGTTGCTGCTGATATCGAGCCTGAAATGTATCAGCTCATACTcaatttaattatatacattCATAAAAACGAAATGGATATTGAAAAGGGAATTTTGGTCTTCCTTCCAACATACTATGCACTTGAGCAGCAGTGGCGCTTATTGAAGCGTTTCTTTGAAACATTTAAGGTTCATATTCTACATCGTAGTATCGACACTGAACAAGCTCTCAATGCCATGAAAATCTGCAAGTCGCATCGTAAGGTATGCTTTCCTAACTCTCTTTTTTCAACATCCATCAGCATCTCAAAAATCTGTGGAGACGGTCCTTAAAGCAGGCAGAATActgcacccaagggtgtgacATAGTTGGTCAATAAAGTAGggagaaccatgaggtctcgGGTTATTATTCAAATCCCAGTAGAGACAAAAAAACTAGGTGATTCTCATTTGCACAAGGCCCCAAGCTTTGGTGGACAAATTTACCCGGTACCTGTGCTAGTGGGACTTGGGAGGTAGCACATACCCGAtagaattagtcgaggtgcatgCAAGGTGGCCCATACACCTCCATCAAAAAAAGGGAACAACTAAAGTACTTATAACCCCCCACAGCCCCCGGCCTGCTCAAATGACAGAGAAAAGAGTTCTTGCAGGAAAGAACATTTTTATAACATCTCTTAACGTTTCCCTGTACCCCGTTTCCTGGTTTTATTTCTGCAACTAAATATGGTTACTCCATTCTCGTCTCTACAATGTTGATGCCTAAAAAATACTGATGCCTCTATCTGAAACTTAAACTTTTCGCCAGGTTATTTTGGCGACAAATATTGCAGAATCTTCTGTTACGATACCAATGGTGGGCTATGTCATTGATTCTTGCCGTTCTTTACAAGTTTTCTGGGATAATAATAGGAAAACAGATTCTGCAGAGCTTGTGTGGGTTTCCAAATCACAGGTACTAAGTGAGCCCATGTTTGCCAATACTGATCTCTCTTCATGCGATTATTGCTTCTAATATTTTAAGATACAGGCAGACCAAAGGAGAGGGAGAACTGGACGGACTTGTGACGGCCATGTATATCGATTGGTAAAAAGATCATTTTACGGTCAATTAGAGGATTATGAGCCTCCTGCAATACTGAGATTATCGTTAAGGCAGCAAGTACTTTTCCTTTGCTGTGCTGAATCTAAAGCCATCAATGATCCCAAAGGTAATCAGCTAAAATTCTGTGCTTTTTTTGCTGGATTCTGAGCATCAgagtttcttttctttccctttCCTTTTACATGATTATCTTCATGAAATTGCTTGTTGCTTGAACTTGAGTTTTGTTGTGAAATTTCTCTAATTCAAGGAAAATGAACAAAGCATGCTTAGGGATGGAAGAGATGTATGATTGTCTTGTTTGTTCTCCCCCTATTTTCTTTCTACGTCGTTAGTCTTGCGCTACTAAGAATTTGCTTTACTGTTACGAGTGCTATGAGAATTATTATGGAAAATGTTTTGCCGACTTCTCTATGCTTCCTGATTCTATCATCCTGAAACATGCATCTTGAAGAAGTTTTGTTGAGAACAGGGTGTTAAGAGTGGTTGTGGAATAATATATGTGAAGAAAATGGATTATTATGCTTAATTGAACCTCCAAAGCGAGTTCATGAGGTAACGGTTGGATAAGACCAGATAACGAGTTAACAAGATTGTTTGTCCCAAATTTGGAGGAGCATGTGGCCGATATTGGATGTCTTTTAACTTTCATGAAGCGAACTAACTGGACATGTCAACCCATTAAATTGGACAGATGTGCATCATTTTGTAGAACATACATAACTCTAGAAGTGAAATTTCAGATAGCTAATTAGCTATTTCATCATATTACTGCTTGATTGTTATATATTCTTTCTCCATGAAAGTTTATATCCAAAGTGATTGTAGCATTTTCAAAAAAGTGCTTGCTGATCTCCATATGCTTGTTAACTGTAGCTACTGCAATTCACTATCAGATTAGGAGAATGATTCTGGTTGGTTCTGTAAAATCTTCTATGGTTCTCAGTGTGAGAGCTGAGATCGTATTGTTGCTTGAGCTGTAATTTGCTCTTCTGTGAACACTGGCAGTCTTGAAGGTCTAAGAGATATGTTGGTTATCAAGGTCACAATGCAAAATCCAAAATGTATTCATTAACAATTTAGTACATGTTATCAACTGAGAATTGAAATGACTAATATGGTAAGGAGTGAATCTATGTAGAGTCTTttgtatttataatttgtttctGAAGTGTGAAGACTTTCCTCCCATGCCTACAGCCAAAAGAATGGGAATAATGGCATGAGATAAATTTGCTGCAAGTATTACAAAAAACTTGTCCAATCTACTCTATTATCTGATCCACAGCACCCTCTACAGGGTGGGCTGGTTGGACCAAGAGGTCGAACCGACCTGCTCAGTTGTTACCCATAGTTTAGGCACAGAGCATGACTAATCAGTTTATAAATGGGCTGAACAACTGCCATTCATCCTAATTAGCACGGTCTTGAGTGTTATTATCATCAATTTGTGTAAGTTTGTTGTCTAAAATGTGGgatattaaaatttaacttaTGGATCTTTGGTTTAGTTCTGCTACGGAAGGCTTTAGACCCTCCAGAACCTGAAGTGGTTGAGGATGCATTGAGTTTGCTTGTTGACATTCATGCACTACAGAAAGTATCTCCAAGGAGCCGTTATGAACCTACTTTTTATGGAAGATTGCTTGCCAGTTTTTCTCTTTCATTGGATGCTTCTATATTAATAGTCAAGTTTGGAGCCATAGGAATGTTACGAGAAGGCATTGTTCTTGGTATATTGATGGATATGCAGCCACAGCCCATTCTTCGTCCTTTTGGCCAAGAAAATTTGGTACTATCCCTATATGCTTGAATTTGAGAATGCCAATTTCATTGATGTTTAGATTAATTGAACATTCTTTGatcaataaatttgattttccAGTTCATGAAGTTCATTGACGACTTTTTCAGTGGAGATTCTAGGACCACTGGTTTATCGGGTAGAAAAGAGGTAATCTGTATGGCAAATGCATGTGCGTttcagttctggcagcgtgccTTCAAGGTAAAACCACATGACTATAGGATATTCTCTCCCCTCCCCTCCCTCTTCTCCCCTGGTTCTTTTGCTTTATTTGCTGGGATTTGAGGTTTCTTCTTACATATATCTCCAAATGAAGGACAAACACCGCCTTGAACATTTAAGACAACTCTTCAAGTTGGATGATACAAAAGACAGAGAAATAGTGCTTCcgaaaaatgaagaagactgGTGCTTATTCCATAATCTCTTGCAATCGTCACTGAACCAAGTTGCTGAGTCATGTATGTCATCCTGAATTTTACCAGTTTAGATCCTTTTGTTTTTTGTACTAAGCTTGTGCTGCTGCAGATGATGAAGTTCTGAACTCTTTGCATCGATATCGACCCCAATTTCTTGCTACATCGAGTGGCATACCATCTTGTTATAATCCAAATGAATATCAGCACGAGTGCCATCTCGACTGTGAGCAGTATTTAGATGCTGATGCCTTAGATATGAATTATAAGCTCCGTGAACAAGGTAGTGAAACAAGGAAATGCATTTCTGTTCCATTTTTGGGGCACAATCAATCTTTAGCACATAACGTGGCTCAAAATTTGGCTAGTGTAGTCAAAGAGGTACTGTATTCTGTTTTTACTTTGCTGTTTTATTTGATGTCAAGATTTTGATATCATCTTCCTTTTCGATGTTGAATAGATGAGAAGCCAGTGCTCTTCGGCTGTTGCTGGAAAGAGTGATATAATGGTCTATGGTGATTGGCATTCCACAAGGGAGGCATCCTTATGCAAATTTTTTCTGAAAGGAATGTGCAACCGGGGTCCGGACTGCTCCTTCTCTCATTCTTCATCAGCGAAGAGGCCGGACTGCagttttttcttctctttacaGGTATCAGTTGTTTTATGGCTTATTCAAGTTTTTGCCAAgaacaatgttttttttttaaaaaaactggtGACATGTATGCATTAACATTAAGGGTATGCTGGCCACCTCCAAAAGTGTGATTACATAGATAGCTAATTACAACAAACCCAGGATCCACCATCTGTATTTCATCTACTATACATTGCTCTTTGCACCAAAAACATAAAGTAGAAATGCATTTTCCTTTGATCTTCTGAATGGAGTTTGATCTGCCTTTGAAGATTCTCTTTTGCTCTCCTTCCATATAGTCCACCATATGCAAGTCCATCTCTTTTGGCTTTTGCTCACTCCCCTTCTGATCAAGCAACTCAATAGATCAGCTGTGTGCTCTGGCATTGTCTAGCTTTCCCCAGCCAAGGTGATGAATAAGGACCAGACCCGAGAGGTTACCTTGCATTGGAGCAAAAGGTGGCTGTTTGTTTCAACAGCTTCCATACAAAGAGGGCATATGGAAGCTAAGTGAGATTTCCTTTTCTGTAAAGCTTCATGGGTAAGACATGCCCTCCTTACTGCCAACCAGGAGAAACATTTCACCTTATCAGGTGCCATGCTTCTCCAAATAGCTTTCCAGGGACCTCTTTCTCATCCTGTCAGCTCTGAAAGGGCCCTCCTGTAAATTCTGCTGACTGAAAATTTGTCATCTGTCTTGTGACTCCATCTGATAATATCAGGGTCATTGGTGGTACCTGTGAAAGTTCCTATTCTACCAAGTAGAGCAGCCACTCTCTCAACCTCCCAATCATTTCATAAACCTCCTGAAAATTAGGTTCCATCTCTGAGTTGTCCTGGTATCATCTATTGTGCTATTTTGGTTGGTGCTGATGTTGAAGGAGGGTGGGGAAAGCCTCTTGCAAAGTGCCTTGACCATCCCAGTTATCCTTCCAGAAAAGGATTTTCCTGCCATTGCCCACTGGGAAGGTAATGTCCTTCCCAAGGTTATTCCAGAAGAACCTGATGGTCCGCCATAGTCCAGCTCCGTAAGTGTCAGTGGATTCTTCAGTGCACCACTGACCATTTTGTCCATATTTCTGCTGTATTACATTCTTCCACAAGGCTGTTCTGTCCTCAGCAAATCTCCACAACCATTTTTTGAGCAGGCTTCTATTTTGTAGCATTAGAAAGTATTGGCTATTCAAAAATGAGGAAATGAATGATAGGGAAAAGGAGTTAAGGAAGGTTGCTCCTCTTTGTATTTTTGGGTTTTGGAGTTAGAGGAATAGAAGAATAGTTGAAGGGGTTGAGAGTGCATTCTGGAGGGTAAATAGTTCATTTTTGCTTCATTTGGTGTAATAAAGATATCCCTGAACTCACATAGTATATTGACACCGTCTTCGAGATCAATGAGATTATTTTGACTCgtgatattttcaaaaaagatgtcTTTGAAATATGGCTCGAAATGTAGTCATACTTGCTGCGATATGGTCTTTTTTGATGCGTCTCTTTAATTTCTGTCTCTGCTAGCTCAGTGGGCTAAATCTTACCTTAAAAAATAGTTGagtgtatttttctttttgtagacAAATTTAACGCACTGGCTAAATGGGATATGATTTGAGTAGTGGTCTCAAAAAATCCATTTGTGCAAATGTCCCTATATTACTTACATGTTGAAGCTGAAAGTATGAATGGGTTGCTTTTTCCTATTATCTTTATGGTGGTTCGAGTCAAACTCTGCGTAGTGGGAATAGTCCATGTAGAATATCATCATTAATTCTATGAGCACCTGTAGTGATCCTCATAAAATTATAGTATTCTATATTTCCTGATTTTAATTTATGATGTGAATAGTGAGTTAAGGAAGAaagatttttattgaaaaaaaaaaggaaggtaAGGAAGAAAATGTTTAGTCTAATTATGAGAGGTTAAGTGACTTCTGAATTCCTTTTTAATCTACTTACTTGCATAAGCTCCTAATTTATTCTTGACCTTGAGTCTTAGCCTTTGTACCGAAAGAGGGACACTCAGTGTTTCACCATCCTGTATCTTTTCTATTGGAAAATTTCCAGCTTTCTTCTTAATGTCTACTCTATAAActcttaaaacttttttttattcaaaaaatgcAAATCAGTTAACGTGTTCATCCAGGAAGCTTGTGACCGCAGTTAGCATATTCAGTAAGCTGATTTTAATCAAATTGGAGTCTGATTTGTcaactttctttatttcttcCTTGGTGCATCAGTCATCTCAATGAGATGTAATTTTgttacatcttttttttttgNGTGTGTGTGTGCGGTGGTTTTGGGAGTGCCCCAATCAACAAGGTGGTGCGATCTTTGAGTCTTGTACCACTCAGTTGAACAACTGGCACATGGTTGGAGACTCCAGCTTACTCAC is part of the Solanum stenotomum isolate F172 chromosome 8, ASM1918654v1, whole genome shotgun sequence genome and encodes:
- the LOC125874001 gene encoding DExH-box ATP-dependent RNA helicase DExH8 translates to MAFFPTSSSSLPEISPPSSPTSSSSLEFPVLPVAAYKSKIIQKIQENRVTLIIGETGCGKSSQVPQFLLEANMEPILCTQPRRFAVVAVARMVAKARKCEVGGEVGYHIGHSRVYSERSKIVFKTAGVLLEEMLETGLNALNYKVIILDEVHERSVESDLLLVCVKQYLLKKTDLRVVLMSATADIARYREYFRDLARGERVELLAIPSSGQDTIYQRKISYIEQVAELLNMESEETALKCCSSPSPREVAADIEPEMYQLILNLIIYIHKNEMDIEKGILVFLPTYYALEQQWRLLKRFFETFKVHILHRSIDTEQALNAMKICKSHRKVILATNIAESSVTIPMVGYVIDSCRSLQVFWDNNRKTDSAELVWVSKSQADQRRGRTGRTCDGHVYRLVKRSFYGQLEDYEPPAILRLSLRQQVLFLCCAESKAINDPKVLLRKALDPPEPEVVEDALSLLVDIHALQKVSPRSRYEPTFYGRLLASFSLSLDASILIVKFGAIGMLREGIVLGILMDMQPQPILRPFGQENLFMKFIDDFFSGDSRTTGLSGRKEVICMANACAFQFWQRAFKDKHRLEHLRQLFKLDDTKDREIVLPKNEEDWCLFHNLLQSSLNQVAESYDEVLNSLHRYRPQFLATSSGIPSCYNPNEYQHECHLDCEQYLDADALDMNYKLREQGSETRKCISVPFLGHNQSLAHNVAQNLASVVKEMRSQCSSAVAGKSDIMVYGDWHSTREASLCKFFLKGMCNRGPDCSFSHSSSAKRPDCSFFFSLQGCRNGDSCLFSHDSVPSAYSGVQSSLCLPENDAADMWSLLQWFPVPYHGSILILDDNDLYFSSHLARFYAPSSIISTTSLRDESTLDQLPTGVRILWGHSHPYTTIISKTAGSSVPWNEVKCVLWFPKFEAEHKEGYRSMMQTFFEYFAIRMLGDALYEAKVIITMNNIRFSHLQVEKLARECCFFLNDSFLFDEQNLGDLFDEVRARKPMLQSRPVSYVFSLHPPVGVQPGDFATLLNQNLNKVV